In Arachis hypogaea cultivar Tifrunner chromosome 2, arahy.Tifrunner.gnm2.J5K5, whole genome shotgun sequence, a genomic segment contains:
- the LOC140178232 gene encoding serine/threonine-protein phosphatase 7 long form homolog → MAEDRRSMYRLNGVAHVAGSIGDEPTRCIYSVRRQQNMPMHDRIIPYLERVGLYHLARLNSHWFWLDEPLVSAFVERWRPETHTFHMPFGECTVTLQDVAFQLGLPVDGEAVSGCLGEFETYIEGDRPAWEWFQDLFGELPPPNKVKQMTVHFTWFHERFSVLPPDANEETVRIYARAYIMMLLSTQLFGDKSANRVHIRWLPFVANLDEMGRYSWSSAALAWLYRCMCRVTNRNVTNLAGPLQLLQSWIFCTYWSINGSSSRSGKLCSYKQ, encoded by the exons ATGGCAGAAGACAGAAGGAGCATGTACCGATTGAACGGTGTTGCGCATGTTGCCGGTTCCATTGGTGACGAG CCCACTAGGTGTATATACAGTGTGAGACGGCAACAGAATATGCCTATGCATGATAGGATCATCCCGTATTTAGAGAGGGTTGGATTGTACCATTTGGCCAGGCTAAACAGCCATTGGTTCTGGTTGGATGAGCCATTGGTTAGTGCGTTCGttgagaggtggcgtcctgagacgcacacgtttcacaTGCCTTTTGGAGAGTGCACAGTGACATTGCAGGACGTGGCTTTTCAGCTTGGGTTGCCTGTTGATGGGGAGGCTGTGAGTGGTTGCCTAGGTGAGTTTGAAACATACATTGAGGGTGATCGACCAGCCTGGGAGTGGTTTCAGGACCTATTCGGTGAGCTGCCACCACCGAATAAGGTCAAGCAGATGACGGTCCACTTTACATGGTTCCACGAGAGGTTTAGTGTGCTACCACCAGATGCGAACGAGGAGACAGTTCGCATATACGCACGTGCCTACATCATGATGCTTTTATCTACTCAGTTATTTGGGGACAAGAGTGCGAACCGAGTACATATACGGTGGTTGCCATTTGTAGCGAACCTTGATGAGATGGGGCGATATAGCTGGAGTTCGGCTGCGTTGGCTTGGTTGTACCGATGTATGTGTCGGGTAACAAACAGAAATGTGACTAACCTTGCGGGTCCCCTCCAGTTGCTACAGAGTTGGATATTCTGTACCTATTGGTCTATCAATGGATCCAGCAGCAGATCAGGAAAATTGTGTAGTTACAAACAATAA